The genomic segment ATAGCATAATGCAGTGGTTGTCCCATCTCGCCGTTTCCATGATGAGATGGGACTAAGCTCCACCCCAAGGTGGAGACTAGCAGGCTATCACTCCGCTGTTTCTGTAACTCCTCCTGAATGGAAGTTATGCAAAGAGCATAGCTGAGCAAGCTCTGCTGCTTCCGTTACTCTGTGCATAGTGGAAATGCTGCATTTCTTCCCAAATTTGAGGTCCGAAAatccacagtatagtacagtaccagcaatgtGAATACAATCATTATGAATATTATGCACATGAtttcaaatctgcagcatgtcatttTTTTCTGTGGATTTTCACTGCTGATTTCATCTTTTTCAGTGCATAAagtgaaatccacagcaaatTTGCACATAAAACATGCTGATTTGGCAGAGCATATATTGAAGAACTTGCATAAAAAAATCtgagaagaaagggatgcaaataagctctgcctttaatgccaccagatgtaaggcagctatcctataagtcattgTTAAGAACTTATttacatccctttcttcccagaattccagaggaacaTGTATGGCCTTTAAGTCTCCTCACGACGATTAAGGTGCTCTCCCCaagaagagaaagtaccccccacATCCGTAAAAACAAacatcatgatttttttttcttctcttgtgGATGTACCCTTCCTATTAGGGCTCGTGCAcgagaacgtattttctttccacttccgttccgttttttaggcggaccgtatgcggaaccattcacgtcaatgggtccgcaaaaacaacggaaggtgcattccttttccgtatttcagttccgcaagaaagtagtgcatgtcctattattgtccgccaatcacggtctgaggccccattcaagtcaatgggtccgcaaaaaatatggaacgcacacacggaacacatccatatgtcatccgtattttgcggatgcatactgtagaaatgctatgcccagcttttattgctcatgtgtttgactaataagttactgtttccgtttccgatccgcaaaaaatagatcgcatacagaaaccatacgaatatgttttgtggaataacggaacgaaagaggacttaaatcagagaaaaaaaatacggaaaaacggaccgcaaaacaatggtcgtgtgcatgagcccttaggctgggtttcaTGCAGCAACTGTAGAGCAGTAGTTTATCACACATTGCCGCACTTACTTTGCAAATAGAAGTGAAATATGTGATTTTTATACACTTCAGCTGCACTTGCAGAAAACTCGAGAAAACTACTGCCCTGCGCCTGCCCCATAAAAtcccagccttagggctcatgcacactagcaatatgggctgggcatagcatttctacaatatggatccgcaaaatacggatgacatatggatgtgttctgtgtgcgttcttttttttttgcggacccattgacttgaatggggcctcggaccgtgatttgcaaacaataataggacacgcactatttttttgcggaatggaaatggaATGAACACAGAGTTCATTCCGttgtttttgctgacccattgaattgaattgaatggttccgcatacggtccgcaaaaaaaatggaacggaagtggaaagaaaatatgtttgtgtgcatgagcctttacacTCCTCATACAACAGGGGATAAAATAGAGAAGATGCGGTTTTcaaagaatttaaaggggttctgcactttcatttaactgatgatctatcctctggatagatcatcagcttctgatcggcgggggtccgacacccgggacccccgccgatcagctgtttgagaaggcagcggcgctccagcagcgccgcggccttctcactgtttaccgccggcccactgacgtcacgactagtatcaactaacgtgggcggggctaagctcacttcacttgaatggagcttagccccgcccactctagttgatactagtcgtgacgtcagtgggccggtggtaaacagtgagaaggctgcggcgctactggagcgccgctgccttctcaaacagctgatcggcgcgggtcccgggtgtcggacccccgccgatcagaagctgatgatctatccagaggatagatcatcagttaaaggggttctgcagtttgtttaaactgatgatctatcctctggatagatcatcagcatctgatcggcggtggtctgacccccgggacccccgccgatcagctgtttgagaaggcagtggcgctgcaGGAGCGCCGTggtcttctcactgtttaccgcaggcccagtgacgtcacgacttgtatcaactggactgggcgcggctaagctccattcaagtgaacagagcttagctcctgcagcgccgctgccttctcaaacagctgatcggtgggggtcccgggggtcggacccccgcctattagatgctgatgatctatccagaggatagatcatcagtttaaacaaactgcagaacccctttaaatgaaagactgacaaactgcagaacccctttaatactcttAGTCCAGACATGTTATTCTGGATGTGTTTTCTGATATATAAACATAGAAATATTTGTAAAACAAATGTACACCATTCAGATCCTTAGTGAAAATAAGCTTTATTACATCAAGTAATAAATACATACAAAGATGCAAATCGTTAAGACTTTTTCTCTCATAGCCTAATGTGAATATGCAATAATAACCATAAGATAGATCTTTAAATCTACCTATAGAAAAGTTTTTCCGCCCTCTTTCGGGTTAAGGAACACATGCATGTTGAATGATTAGCAAAGCGTTGACATGCTGATGCACAGGTCAAAGATACAAACCTATAAACAAAAAAGCTaaaattaaatgtatataatGCCTATAATAATGTAAGACTAATACAAAAAAATACTCAAAACTAAAAGCAACACCCTTATCTTCCTAACCTGGCAATGCTTCAAATAAATGGTCCCTAAAGTTGTATCCATGTGTATACACGTTTGTAATATTTTATACAAATATTTTGAGACCTCTTGTTCTGATTATTTGTTGATTGCAGTGGACCAGTTGATCCATATATTTTTGTGAAGCCTTAAAGGGCTTATTTGGAGGAACACATTAAAGGGCTAAAACTTGAATGGGTTCTCAGAGGTTTCTTTATTAACAGCTTATCCTTAGGGATCTTTTACACAGACCGTTGATCTGTCAGATTGTCGAGGATGAGTGTATAAACACTCGTTCTAGATAATCTACCAGTGTAAAAGGTGCCagcaatcacccgatgaacaagcaaatatTTGTTTATCAGGTGATTACGTCGTTTGGATGGCACTGAAAATCATTGTTCATATGCAGGAGAACGTGGTGTATAAAACAATGATCTGCTGCACTGGCGCAATGATTTTCTATGGAGACAAGCAATCGTAttgatcgcttgtccccatacaataGAGGTTCTGCATGTAAAGGCAGCCCTCATCTCTCCTGATGATCTAACAGTGATCTGGAGCGTCTGCTTTGTTTCCGATAAACTGTCAGATCATCTGTCCGTGTAAAAGGACCCTAAGTTCTTgagtaggtcattaatatcagatcagaagGGGTCCAatccctactgatcagctgttctgcactaGACCCTGCACCAGAACTACACAATTTGTCCATTGGGCAGTGGACAGTGCTGGTTGCTGCAGAATTGCTCTCTTTCAAGTGCATGGGAGCAGTGCTACAGTAACTACCTCCTTCCACTACACTATGGGTCAGCAACTCCCAGCATAACTTTTCTTGGAAGTCCTATGTAAGTCAGTGGTGCATGCTGGCAGTTGCagcttcacaacagctggaatgccagaggttgctgacccctgcaccACACAGTCATCGGAGCTGTATAGTTATGGGGCCAGAGCTAATGCAGAACATCTGATCAGGGACTGAACCCCTGATGATCTGATTTTGACGATaggttaggccatcaatataaaaatcctggctaacccctttaaaaataaacCATACTCGTGCTCACTGATCCCCTGCCAATGTCATTGCAATACAAGTCCGCTCCATGCTACTCTTCACTTCCTGGACCCAATCTGACGTGCTGACCAGCGTCTTAACGGCAGTGGTAAGCAAATGGTGAGGGAGAATAtgggtgtttttgttttgttttttaaccctttttggCCTATTAAAACAATCCTTGGAAAACCCTTATATCACTTCTAAGGACACGCAGGAGTATCTTGTTGCTACGTTGGCAGTAGTGGAATGTTCTCTGCTGCATTTTTTGCGCAAACATGAACTGCATGCAGGGAATTAGGTTTTAAGCATAGGGGTAAGCCCAATATACTCTCATGGCAGCCATTGACACGGACACTGAAAGATGTTCAACAGTGAGTGGGAATACTGAATTTGAAAAGAAGTTCAGAGTTATAAAAGCAGAGGTTAAATATATTGGGGGAGGGTGTTACTGATCAAGCCacacactccagaattctggcttcaaaaaagtCTCAGAATGGGACGTTGAGGCTTTTTGATCTTATGCGCTTAAAAATATTtagacatttttattttactctGCTCACTAAATTTTCCAATTTTTgaagtgggtgggaaagtggaCACGGTTCGCTTTTTGAGCTGATATACACCACATTTTTCAACTGAGAGTTTTTAAAAAGTCTATGTTACTAAAGGCCCTTTACTGCTCAGCTGAGCAGATGATTATTGGCGAGGGGCACTTTCCTTCCCGGCAATagtctgctcatcagtggaggtgactgctgcatttacatgcagcaatttcCTCCAcattatggggaggagcgatcactaatgccatcactcgtccccatacagaatcattgcatGCCAGCAACAGGGTGCCGTTTAgtcggcacaatctgctgccggcaaatgattTAGGTGTCTGCGAAACGCTTGTTCATAGGGTAatctgtggcacctttacaccagcagatcatcgctaacgagagtTCCTATAATGGTGTCAGGAAAGAATCAGtagctccccacacacattagtgtgTAGGCCAGGCCGAGCCTGCTATTTTCTGTATGTTAGGCTGACCAAcgtataatgtgtatggccagctttagtccCAACACCAGCAAGTGGCCAGGAAGCAGCAATGCGGGCTGGCACACTGCCGTTTCAGTAACTCCCATTGCAGTGCATGAGAGCTAAGGAAAATGCTTAGCAAAACTGATTGGTGATGGTCCTCTtgtcggaccccctccgatcacATACTTATTAAACACTTGGAAAACTGCTTTAAGATATATTCAGAAAATAAGCAATAATGGAACAttaaaaggataactgtcgtatatatttttttggagtattggattggggtgattaatatctccttggtggccctatttcaacttttcactgtgtattcaattaccccttaattccacatttttgttccctgtactgcctatttttacctgtgcttaaaatatggTTGCTATGcagggtccgtctatctgttgatagacagagcacgcagcgtgcaggctgtgtgcagggtcacattactgacagccagggactgtaagtaaatgattaaagccaggtcctccccagcagctgataacagtgcctgggctgtgtgcacttctccctgtccctgcgcttggcagacgctccctcactcagcagagctggacaatgcagagttggagcagcgcagaccagggaagggagatctgccatctggtcagtgtataaatgaaagcaacatgtggtaagagggccCCTTTGTGCTgcgggagattaaccctttaggggggagggctctggttactgacacttttgggggggctattgttactggctagtgagggcagacgggattagcctcagggtgagggcagtggcggccatcttaactgaatagtgaaattgcagttttatgcagactggttgctaagggctgaatcttattaaatatggggtaagtcagtctaatagtaactgattctggaatatcatgttattagtaactacatatatgaaaattgaaattagggtctaaatgtgacagttatcctttaaaggggttttccaggacccaGCAGGCCCCACAAATCCACTTCATTTACTCATATCTTGCCTGTGGAAGAAAAATTCTAATATACTTACTGTCTTGAAGTTACGTGGATCAGGTGCTTGGGATCCCAGTCTCCTCTTCTGAAAATCTTGCTTCTGCCAACGTCACATCCTTTACCAGGTTTCCAATCTGGTCAATGGATGGAGACGTCACTTCCACTGTGGACAGAGCCAAAACTATTCCTGTCCCGGGCACATGTGCAAACTCCTGAATCCACCTCATTTGCACATGTACCAGGGAGAGGAACACTTCTGACTCCATCCACAGCGCCTCCCCTGCCCTTGGCTGCCAAAGCGATATCCCCACCTATCAACCAAACCAGAAATCCACTAAATCATGTGACCTTGGCAGGAACAGGATTTTCAGAAAAGTATTTCGTGACAGGGTTCCTGCAGGGCCATCCACTCAACTTTGAGGCGTTAAgtatagtacagggtgggccatttatatggatacacctcaataaaatgggaatggttggtgatattaacttcctgtttgtggcacattagtatatgtgaggggggaaacttttcaagatgggtggtgaccatggcggccattttgaagtcagccattttgaatccaacttttgttttttcaataggaaaggggtcatgtgacacatcaaacttattgggaatttcacaagaaaaacaatggtgtgcttggttttaacataactttattctttcatgagctatttacaagtttctgaccacttataaaatgtgttcaatgtgctgcccattgtgttggattgtcaatgcagccctcttctcccactcttcacacactgatagcaacaccgcaggagaaatgctagcacaggcttccagtatccgtagtttcaggtgctgcacagctCATATCTTTACAGCATAgatgattgccttcagatgatacgagatgtgcagcacctgaaactacggatactggaagcctgtgctagcatttctcctgcggtattgctatcagtgtgtgaagagtgggagaaaagggttgcattgacaatccaacacaataggcagcacattgaacacattttgtaagtggtcagaaacttgtaaataactcatgaaagaataaagttacgttaaaaccaagcacaccattgtttttcttgtgaaattcccaataagtttgatatgtcaaatgaccctcttcctattgaaaaaacaaaagttggattcaaaatggccgacttcaaaatggccaccatggtcacaacccatcttgaaaagtttcccccctcacatatactaatgtgccacaaacaggaagttaatatcaccaaccattcccattttattaaggtgtatccatataaatggcccaccctgtagaatcttTCTCAGGCATATGAGTAATTAGGgtggtggaaaacccctttaaatttttaaGATATATTTGTTTCTTTCCTGCAAAGTCTATCTGAAAAGAATATGTACTTTGAcaaagatgaaaagaaaaaaaaaatgtttgcgaAACTATTGCATACAACTGCATGTATCACTCTTAGCCTCTGTTCAAACTCGAAATGCTCCTTGTCAATGCATGGACAAGTCCAGAATAGCCAAATGTTCAGCAAGAGTACCCTTAGAATATATCCATAGAATTTGGGGAAAGTGTTTTATGACGTTTCAGATCGTCTTGGGCCCCAGACAAACTGCTTGTTCAATCCAGAtttgaaaaatgaaaacacagaaGTCCATCTTAATACTGTTGCTTTGTCTAAAGATCAAAAATGGTGGTCAATACAGCAAACATAAAAACGTATTTACAAATAAAACATGCGATGTTCTTGTAAGACCAGCGCAAGTTAAAAAAGCATCTAATTATGCATAAAAGTTGTTAGAACCTGAATATTAATAAGCAAGAACGTtaaaatatacaggtgaaactcgaaaaattagaatattttgcaaatgtccatttatttcagtaatgcaaactaaaaggaattgcattaatgcagcttaaaattgtaattttgtgaaaaggttcaatattctaggctcagtgtcacactctagtcagctaattaatccataccccctgagcaaagggtacctcaaattgtgactttggggtttcataagctgtaagccataatcatcaaaattataacaaataaaggcttgaaatatctcgctttgcatgtaatgagtctatctcatatattcgtttcacattttaagttgtattactgaaataaatgaactttgcatgatattctaattttttgagtttcacctgtatggtaGCTTATGTTCCAAGGAATCATGAATTTCCTTGGACTCTTAGAAAAAGAACCAGAGAGCCTTAAATACTTTACTGTACATGGAAATTCTGTCTGCTAAGTAAAAATTGCATCTTGTGTTTAGCAGCTTTACAGTACATTACAGGGATCCCCAGAGTTAGTGAACCCCACTGGCTAAATATTCAGAAAGACTGCcctgaagtttaaaaaaaaaaaagaatccggAATTAGCTTTGTATGCTTCAGAGAGGCAGGCATTTGCATGGCTAGGACCTGGCGTTTCGCTCTGTCTCAGCTAAACATTCTCGTACCAAACCTCTTGCATGGATGATTCCTGAGGAAGAAGAAATGGGGATAATTTACAAAGGctgtacaccagttttctggtaaCAATAGatgcaaatttgtgaatttttgccTTTCACTGCTGTtcttgccagtttttttttttaaagggccacCATGGGACGATACATTTACAATAATTTACACAAGGAACCTGGCATCAGTTATAAGTGGTGTAGGTTCAGATTCTGCCACACGAACATCACAGATAAATAATTTTTGACATTCACCTATTAATACATTAGATGTATTTTACTCATGCAGGGGGTTTTACTGTGTAATACACCAGTCTTTATTAAATGAGCCCcaatatatagaaaaatactcTTAAGTGTTAACAGTTTACTTGGAGCTCTACTTTACCTTTTTTGTATGACTCAAAGAAGACctgtcatgtctgttttagtaactacttgcattccccgtgtaataattctggagcatctattcttacaaCTCTGTGTTGTACCATTCTTCTATAAATTTTTCTAGAATGTATGAATGAATTTcctgcagtttgcagtgaaggtccagctgggtgttaccagttgggggagggGCATGCACAGTCTgcaactatccaatcagtgctgccagtggtagactgtgcaaggacacacccCAAACTGGTTGAGTAGACTAAAACAAGGAGAGGTTATTGCTTTAAGTTGTGGTTTGAGGCGTAGACAGAAGTTTATACGTTGTGATCTGATATGGTAGGGAGAATGAGgaaattacagtcaggtccataaatattgggacatcgacacaattctaacatttttggctctatacaccaccacaatggatttgaaatgaaacgaattagatgtgctttaactgcagactgtcagttttaatttgagtgtatttacatccaaatcaggtgaacggtgtaggaatcacaacagtttgcatatgtgcctcccacttgttaagggaccaaaagtaatgggacaattggcttctcagtagagatgagcgaacttctgttttaagttcggcgtctaaagttcggcttccggttagcggaggatcccgatatggattccgaattccgttgtggtccgtggtagcggaatcaataatggtcattattgattccgctaccacggaccacaacggaattcggaatccatatcgggatcctccgctaaccggaagccgaactttagacgccgaacttaaaacagaagttcgctcatctctacttctcagctgttccatggccaggtgtgtgttattccctcattatcccaattacaatgagcagataaaaggttcagagttcatttcaagtgtgctatttgcatttggaatctgttgctgtcaactctcaagatgagatccaaagagctgtcactatcagtgaagcaagccatcattagcctgaaaaaacaaaacaaacccaacagagagatagcaaaaacattaggcatggccaaaacaactgtttggaacattcttaaaaagaaggaacgcaccggtgagctcagcaacaccaaaagacccggaagaccacagaaaacaactgtggtggatgaccaaagaattctttccctggtgaagaaaacacccttcacaacagttggccagatcaagaacactctccaggaggtagatgtatgtgtgtcaaagtcaacaatcaagagaagacttcaccagagtgaatacagagggttcaccacaacatgtaaaccattggtgagcctcaaaaacaggaaggccagattagagtttgtcaaacgaaatctaaaaaagccttcacagttctggaacaacatcctatggacagatgagaccaatatcaacttgtagcagagtgatgggaagagaagagtatggagaaggaaaggaactgctcatgatcctaagcataccacctcatcagtgaagcatggtggtggtagtgtcatggcgtgggcatgtatggctgccaatggaactggttctcttgtatttattgatgatgtgactgctgacaaaagcagcaggatgaattctgaagtgtttctggcaatattatctgctcatattcagccaaatgcttcagagctcattggacggcgcttcacagtgcagatggacaatgacccaaaggatactgcaaaagcaaccaaagagttttttaagagaaagaattggaatgttatgcaatggccaagtcaatcaccggacctgaatccgattgagcatgcatttcacttgctgaagacaaaactgaagggaaaatgcccccaagaacaagcaggaactgaagacagttgcagtagatgtcTGGCAGAGCataaccagggatgaaacccagcgtctggtgatgtctatgcgttccagacttcaggctgtaattgactgcaaaggatttgcaaccaagtattaaaaagtgaaagtttgatttatgattattattctgtcccattacttttggtcccttaacaagggggaggcacatatgcaaactgttgtaattcctacaccattcacctgatttggatgtaaataccctcaaattaaagctgacagtctgcagttaaagcgcatcttgtttgtttcattttatatccattgtggttgtgtatagagccaaaaatggtagaattgtgtcaatgtcccaatatttatggacctgactgtatatggtgtATTCTAGTATAGAGCAAATGGTACGCTGAGAAGTATTGCATAATCTTTAGAAGGATTGACCTTGTGTGAGGCTTCAGTTAGATGGTGGTGGACCAGCTTCACAAATGCTGTAAGGTGCTAAGGATGGTGAGAAAGATGTCAAAATTTTGGCCAAACGTGAGTTCACAACGCACATGGAACTTTCTCACATAATCACAGTGGCCACCCTGTTGGTTTCCTCATGTTTCAACTAAGAATGGATCTCTCCAGGGGCTTAGTAGGTAATAATGGTCACCAGAACCAGTTGGGGGAATTGAAGCCCTGAATAGGACACAATTTTCAGAGCCATTTGATATGGCACTGAGGGCTATATTCCAGAGCAGTGAAAGTTTGGCTGCCCTACAATAGAGTAAAAGAAATCGGTGGAAGGGGTTATGGGAGAAATAACCAAAATAGAAAACAGCGTTCAAGAGAGATGCTACTAGAGATCACTGCGAGATCAGAAATTGCTGTCTAGGAGTGACTTGGCTGAAGAAGATATAGGTATGGAGACACTGCATGATATTTTGGATGTGAAGATGGTTGATGAAGGGCAGTGTTAGGCTCTCTCTGGAGATAGGATAGCATGGTCTGTGTCCTGGTAGGTGAATATTAGGTTGAAGGTGAATCCCCATTGTTGCAAGATTTCCAGATACCATAACGTATGCCGCCTTATAATAGTTTAAGGGCATTTTCTTCTAGTGCTCCATGTGTTGGCCTATGTCTCTGACGTCTCTAGGGAGCTCAGCAGTGATGCTTGCAAAGACCTTAGTCGGTTCTTTCTAGAGTAGCCCCTGCATCTGGGAGAGCAGTATATTTGTCTGAAGGCCAGGATAACTTCAGGGGAAAAGGGACCTCACTCATTGGAGTTCAGAGATTCCCTGAGGAGGAGTGGTAAGAGTTGTCTGGGGAAATGGAGCCAGTGCTGTTTTGGAAAGGCACTTGAAAGAGACCTGGTGCCCATGGGCTCAAACTTGAGAGTGTTGGGAGGCAAAGCGGGAGCAAGTAAATTGGTAATGAAGAGTTATTAATCCCCCTGAAAAGCACCAGCTGGTAGTGATTCTCAACAAGTGccccagccattttgtgcaccacAGCCCCAGCTTATTGTTATTCATATACACGCATTTGTTTGCTACTGCCAGTAGCGGTAGTATAGGAGCAAGACATTGGCGTTACAGTCTAAAATTGCTATATTTAATAGATCTTGCCTTAAATATAAGTCAAACACATTCTTACCTCGTTTTAATCTCTCCATGGCACTTTTACTGCCAGCGTACGTTGGTCTAATTTCTTTACCTAGCTCCTCTATGATGGCAAGGAGTTCAGCATACTTGCTTTGAGGTGCCTGATTAATAGAAGTGCCCTGCGATAATAAAGGAATTGAAAGAAGAGCAAAGTTTGAATAATGCTAACACAAATGCAGAATTAGATTTTTACTATCAACCATATGAAGCAATACTGAAATACGGACATAGACATTTGGGAAAATGAGTTATCATGCTGTTCAGTGACCTGGATatgttggggtcatttattagtaACAGGGGTGCAGCAAGCGGTTGATGCCAATGGATCCACATCATGGATAGTGGCTGTTGGTTTTTAACAATATTAGGCCCTGTGCACATTGCGTTATTTTCCTCTGTTTAAC from the Bufo bufo chromosome 2, aBufBuf1.1, whole genome shotgun sequence genome contains:
- the CDK2AP1 gene encoding cyclin-dependent kinase 2-associated protein 1 isoform X2, with protein sequence MSLGMSYKPNLNAQLHGNHGAPAVSAHSPSTSMGSSAQYRQLVNDYGPPSLGYTQGTSINQAPQSKYAELLAIIEELGKEIRPTYAGSKSAMERLKRGIIHARGLVRECLAETERNARS
- the CDK2AP1 gene encoding cyclin-dependent kinase 2-associated protein 1 isoform X1, encoding MSLGMSYKPNLNAQLHGNHGAPAAVSAHSPSTSMGSSAQYRQLVNDYGPPSLGYTQGTSINQAPQSKYAELLAIIEELGKEIRPTYAGSKSAMERLKRGIIHARGLVRECLAETERNARS